The DNA sequence AATGCAAATGAgtgaaagagatgaaaaaaatgaatgaatatctattaggaaataaaatatatcaCATGGCCATAACCAAATGGGACACATTAACAAATGTCTAGAGTCTGGAAGTGTAACAGTATAGGGGAAATAAATTCATTGAAATCCAACAACAAATGAACCTAATCTGATATCCAACAACAAAATACATGGGGATAGCATAAAGGAACCTTATTCTGATATCCAACAACAAAATGATCATGCAATAGGTATAATCCTTAAATCCAGATTGAACCAAGACACTAGAATGGAGAAAAATTTCACAGAAAATATGAAATGTATCAATCCAAATACATAAACCAGTTATCAGAGATACGAGCACACAACCGATCAAACCACAATGAAGAGATCATAGTGAACCAAGGACATGTACCTGATTCTCAGGTGAAGAAGTCAACAAATGTGGGCAAAGGAGTGTCTCTGTGCTacgtgacaaaaaaaaaaattcaatgaatTGTGCTCTGTTTGCTAGTGATTTCACCCTCTCCCTCCTcactctgctctctctctctctctctctctctctctctctctctctctctctctctctctctctctatcttcctTTTAGAGTTTTCTCATCAAGAATAAGAAATCCGATTGGAATAGATGGAAAATAACCTAAATATGCAGCCAAATGAAGCACAAagcttaataaaaaaaattccagtagGACTTTACCTGCTCTGCGATTTGGGGACATTACCTATGTCTTCCCTCTATGATTGATTTCACAGGGCTAAAGAGGAAAATGTATGTATACCTGATCTGCGATTagagaatgagaagaaagagaataggtttagaagacaagaagaaaaaatttgagaGGTTTTAAAGGTTGATTTTAGGGTTAAGAACAAATTTCACTTACAAAATATGAAGCTCTAAACTCATAATCGATATCGAACGCTAGAATCTGGAATCCCTCATAGGTGGtcaaaaaaaccccaaaaaaattgGCCCCTTCACCTACTCTGTGCTCTGTAATTACAGTAGAAGAAGACGCAAGAGAAGAtgttagaagagaagaagaagaaagaggttagaagacaagaagaagaaacaacgaAGCGGCTTTACCTGCACTGGCGATTTCACAACTCTATCGCTGAAATTTGGCTCTAAACTCGATCTCTATCGCTGGAATCTGGAATCCATCATCGAAGGTTCAAAAACCCTTTATCTACTCTGATACTACAGTAGAAGAAGACGAAAGTGAAGAggttagaagagaagaaagaagaagctagaagagaaggagaaggagaacgAAGAGGTACTTGCACTGGCGAAGAAGAAATTGCTTTCATATTCGTCCTCTCTCTGTGCATTCCTTGTTTTATCGGGAACGAAAGCTTCAAATTCTTTTAATTTGAAACGAAACACCCCCGACGGAATGACTCTTGGGTGTTTCGTCAAATCCAAccattttcgtttttttttccaactttttgttctaaaaaaaccGAAACACCACAAACATGAACCAAACACAAGATTCggtttttttgttctaatagAACGAAAAACGAAAAAAACGTTCTTaaagaacgataccaaacggtacctaccttttgttgtttttcaattcttgtttccaccatttttttcctttcactttttgtttcaaaaaaaatgaaataccatAAATGTACCGAAtgctttattcatttttttcgttccaataaaatgaaaaaaactccaaaaatgtttttctagaacgttaccaaacgcagccttaaatgaatttttttgtcTTGAGCTATTTCACCAGACCTTCTAATGGGTAACTGCACCGACAAAAACTCAATAATAACCTCTACTTTAAATCACAATTTTGATACCTACAATCCAATCCTACGGGCGAAAAGATATTTCTATAATGGGAACAAAAACGATTCCCACAATAAAATTGAGAAAGTGATTGTTTAAATGGAAACGAATGGTAATGAAAACAAATCAAAGATCCCTTCGAAAGAGTCCAAATTTGCATCTAAACGAATAGTTTAACCCTCCAAGAAAAATCGATTTCCAAATCCCAATTCCAATTGAAGTGCCGTGATGGAAGAGGTACCATGGATGGCATTCGTCatatgtcatcattttcatagCGTCACCACTGATGAATTTAGGAGAAATCTGGAATGCCGTCTCTCTTACCTTTCAATGGGCTTCCACAGAATTGGGGTCCCACAGCTTCAGTGGAGCAACTTTCGCGTAGCTTCTGCAACCCCATGCAAGTATAAATAGGGTGGCTAATGGCCAATGGACAACccatctcagattgaagcaaGAAACCGGAAATGGGGAGAGAGCAGGAAGAGCAAGTCCGGGGAGGTCATGTGGTGGTGATGCCATATCCAAGTCAAGGTCACATAAACCCACTTCTCCAATTTGCCAAACGCTTAGTCTCAAAAGGGCTCAAAGCCACAATAGCCACCACCCATTATACTGTCAAGTCTATTTACGCCACCAATATTGGCGTCGAAGCCATCTCCGATGGATACGACGAGGGTGGGTTTCCTCTCGCCCCTGATACGGGTACCTACCTCACGGCATTCAAGACCTGCGGGTCTAAAACCCTGAGTGAACTCATCAGGAAATTTGAAACCACAGCCTCCCCTGTTACCTGTGTTATATATGACGCTTTCCTTCCATGGGCACTTGATGTTGCCAAACAACACGGCATTTGTGGAGCTTCGTTCTTCACTAACTCTGCCACCGTCACCTGCTTATTCCATCGCATTCATAAAGGCCTCCATACTTTGCCTATTAAGATTGAAGATACACCTCTCTCCATACCTGGACTTCACAAATTGGACTACCCTGATTTACCTGGTTTTGTCAAATCCCCTGATTCCTATCCTGCTTATTTAGCTATGAAACTGAGTCAATTTCATAATCTTCACCAAGCTGATTGGATCTTCGGAAACACTTTTGACGATTTGGAGTTGCAACTCCCggtaatttttgtttttaaacttCGATTTTAATtcctctgtttttgtttttataagaACTCTGTTTTTTACTTTGAAGTTCTGAATTTTCTGATCGTCTTCTACTTATTTGATTAAAGGCTGCAGAAGGGGTATGTGAGCTATGGAGAGGAACATTGATTGGGCCGATGATCCCATCAGCTTACCTGGACGGGCAAATAGAGGGTGACAGAGGATATGGAGCTAGTCTCTGGAAGCCATTAGACCACAAATGCAAGAAATGGCTTGAACAAAAACCAGCTGGTTCTGTGGCCTATGTATCATTTGGAAGCTTGGTCGCATTAACTCCAAAACAAATGGAAGAAATTGCTTGGGGACTTAAGGAGAGTGGTCGCCATTTCTTATGGGTGGTGAAGGAATCTGAGCGTGAGAAATTGCCTCAAGGTTTCATTGAAGCAACTGAAGAGAAAGGGTTAGTAGTGACTTGGTGCCAACAACTAGAGTTGCTAGCACACAAAGCAATAGGCTGCTTTGTAACACATTGTGGATGGAATTCAACACTGGAGGCTCTGTGTCTTGGTGTGCCAATGGTGGGAGTGCCCAAGTTTGCAGATCAATACACGAATGCTAAGTTTATTGAGAACGTTTGGGGTGTGGGTGTGAGAGCTAAGGAGGAAGATGATAAGGGGACTGTGGGGAGAGAAGAACTTCAGTTGCGTTTAAGAGAAGTAATGGATGGAAAGAGAAGTCAGGAGATGAGAAGGAATGCTGATAAGTGGAGGGAGTTGGCCAAGAAAGCAGTTTCTAAAGGTGGAAGTTCAGATAACAATATTAATGAATTTGTTGCACAAGTTTGCAGTGATGGGAAGAAGAGAGTCGAGGAAGAGAAGCACATGAATGGATTTTAGGTTAATTAGATGTTTACTGAGACCAGACTCCAACAGTATTCTTGGCTTAATTCTTTCTTGAATGGTCTGATAAAGGCTGTTTTTGTcgacattttctttttcttgagtCATAGTTTCCCCGTTAATTGGTCAATGTATGGTCAAGGTCTTTCATTGATGGTTAGTTAGACAATTTCTATTCTATAATagaatttcaatttcttctaacacacaaagagagagagagagagagagagagagagagagaacacccATATTGCTCATATTGGTCAATGTTGATACCGGCATGGATTAACTATATCAAATCGTAGTAGATCGattttaagttaaaaaaaaaaaaaaaaaaaaaagaagaagaaacaccaCTCATttgctgtgtttggtagccgtgtttggtagccaagagaagaaaagaaaaaagtacaatttttgtatttttttccttgggttaaaattttttctttgcacttggtatgttttCACCCATGAAAAGATTcaccttttcaaattcaaaattttccttgagaattgtgaaattttcttttgttcccccaaaaattttcttatcaaaagcacaagaaaacatgaaaaaatatgaaaacataataaaacaaaaaatgaatgattacacaatgatttcctatgtgtctatctctctcttaaaattcaaatttttttgaatatttttcttttattttattttcttctcttggtaaccaaacatacatactctttttattttttcaccatttcttctcttcttttcttttcttttcttttcttctcttggctatcaaacatagccttagttcACTCAACTTATAAGTTGTTTTATTGGGTTGAGTTCTTTCAAGAGTTGTGTCAATTATATCATAGCAATCAATTCTCGATCCCAATCTCCCAAGAGATTTGATGTGGTATTTCACTATCTTACCTTGTAAGCCAGATGAAGAGAGACAAGGAAGGGGAACCTGTAAAACTCCTTTTGACGATAAATGATAAGGTTCTGGCATCTTCCCAAGTGGGAACCTTAAAAACCCTAGCCAGCAGTTGCTTACGGTTTAGCTTTCGGCTTCGTCGGTAAATGCGTGTCACATTTCCGTGTCGGTATGGTTCCTTTACAACCCTATCACAGAGAGAAGTTCCACCTTTTCCATTATGCATGATGTGATTTGGAGGAGACCCACATTCAAATATCACTTCAATAATTTTAATGTGAGCCAGTGTGATTAGTTCTCACAAGATTGGCTAATAGAAGGATAAGATAGCTTAAGTGTGATTAGTTCTCACAAGATAAGGCCTAAGATAGCTTAAGTGTGATTAGTTCTCACAAGATAAGGCCACCTCATTCACCGTGGCCCATTGCAGCCACAGACAataggggggagaggggggggggcacATCTGGATTGTCTTATCGTTCAGCCAccggtgaagaaaaactttagTCTTAATTCATTTGCATATGAAGAAAACACGTTACCAAGAAAAAGTGTATGAAgatta is a window from the Macadamia integrifolia cultivar HAES 741 chromosome 5, SCU_Mint_v3, whole genome shotgun sequence genome containing:
- the LOC122079279 gene encoding UDP-glycosyltransferase 74B1 yields the protein MGREQEEQVRGGHVVVMPYPSQGHINPLLQFAKRLVSKGLKATIATTHYTVKSIYATNIGVEAISDGYDEGGFPLAPDTGTYLTAFKTCGSKTLSELIRKFETTASPVTCVIYDAFLPWALDVAKQHGICGASFFTNSATVTCLFHRIHKGLHTLPIKIEDTPLSIPGLHKLDYPDLPGFVKSPDSYPAYLAMKLSQFHNLHQADWIFGNTFDDLELQLPAAEGVCELWRGTLIGPMIPSAYLDGQIEGDRGYGASLWKPLDHKCKKWLEQKPAGSVAYVSFGSLVALTPKQMEEIAWGLKESGRHFLWVVKESEREKLPQGFIEATEEKGLVVTWCQQLELLAHKAIGCFVTHCGWNSTLEALCLGVPMVGVPKFADQYTNAKFIENVWGVGVRAKEEDDKGTVGREELQLRLREVMDGKRSQEMRRNADKWRELAKKAVSKGGSSDNNINEFVAQVCSDGKKRVEEEKHMNGF